Proteins encoded in a region of the Candidatus Eisenbacteria bacterium genome:
- a CDS encoding MATE family efflux transporter, translating into MKDLTTGSVTRHLLQTSGFMLVTMLFQTLYFLVDLYWVGRLGKEAVAGVGVAGNLMFVVLAMTQMLGVGTTTLISHAAGRKEPDRALLVFNQSQVLSVFVGIAFFSIAMLGRGVYVDNLSADAETARLADEYLRWFIPATALQFAMVSMAAALRGTGNFMPGMIVQSATVVLNMILAPFLIFGWFTDRPMGVAGAALATLIAIAIGTAWLLTYFIPRESYLRFMRADWKPQLALWGQLLKIGLPAGAEFALMAVYLFVIYAISRPFGAAAQAGFGIGMRVMQAGFMPVVALGFSVAPVAGQNFGAHHLNRVREVFRSAVLLSIAVMAVFALLCHVAPAAMIRLFSSDPQVVAVGDEYLRIVSWNFVAAGIVFVVSSMFQALGNTIPSLISSFVRLLVLVVPGLLLSRMDGFQLYWIWYLSVAAVTVQMILSLLLLRREFVRKLSSPVNVPSPVIPIAAGS; encoded by the coding sequence TTGAAAGATCTCACCACAGGTTCGGTGACGCGGCATCTGCTGCAGACCAGCGGCTTCATGCTCGTCACCATGCTGTTTCAGACGCTCTACTTCCTCGTCGATCTGTACTGGGTGGGGAGGCTCGGCAAGGAAGCCGTGGCCGGCGTCGGAGTGGCGGGCAATCTCATGTTCGTCGTGCTCGCGATGACTCAGATGCTGGGGGTGGGGACCACCACGCTGATCTCGCATGCAGCCGGGCGCAAGGAACCCGATCGAGCGCTGTTGGTCTTCAACCAGTCGCAGGTGCTGTCGGTGTTCGTCGGCATCGCCTTCTTCTCAATCGCCATGCTGGGGCGTGGCGTGTACGTCGACAATCTGAGCGCCGATGCCGAGACCGCGCGCCTCGCGGACGAGTACCTGCGGTGGTTCATCCCCGCGACCGCACTCCAGTTCGCCATGGTGTCGATGGCTGCCGCACTGCGCGGCACCGGCAACTTCATGCCCGGCATGATCGTTCAGTCGGCGACCGTGGTGCTCAACATGATCCTCGCGCCGTTTCTGATCTTCGGCTGGTTCACGGATCGACCCATGGGTGTGGCCGGGGCGGCGCTGGCGACACTGATTGCGATCGCGATCGGAACCGCGTGGCTGCTGACCTACTTCATTCCGCGCGAGTCCTACTTGCGCTTCATGCGTGCCGATTGGAAGCCGCAGCTGGCCCTGTGGGGACAGTTGCTCAAGATCGGGCTTCCGGCCGGCGCCGAGTTCGCACTCATGGCCGTCTATCTATTCGTCATCTATGCGATCAGCCGCCCGTTCGGTGCCGCCGCTCAGGCCGGGTTCGGGATCGGAATGCGCGTGATGCAGGCCGGCTTCATGCCCGTCGTGGCACTCGGCTTCTCGGTCGCCCCGGTGGCGGGACAGAACTTCGGCGCACATCATCTGAATCGGGTGCGCGAAGTGTTTCGCTCGGCGGTGTTGCTCTCGATCGCCGTGATGGCCGTGTTCGCGCTGCTGTGCCATGTCGCGCCGGCCGCCATGATCCGGTTGTTCTCATCCGACCCGCAGGTCGTCGCGGTGGGAGACGAGTACCTGCGCATCGTGTCGTGGAATTTCGTGGCGGCCGGCATCGTGTTCGTGGTTTCGAGCATGTTCCAGGCGCTCGGCAACACGATTCCATCGTTGATCAGCTCGTTCGTACGATTGCTGGTGCTCGTGGTGCCGGGCCTCCTGTTGTCTCGCATGGACGGGTTCCAGCTCTACTGGATCTGGTACCTCTCGGTCGCCGCGGTGACGGTGCAGATGATCCTCAGTTTGCTGTTGCTGCGTCGTGAATTCGTGCGCAAACTCTCCAGTCCCGTCAACGTGCCGTCGCCCGTGATCCCGATCGCCGCGGGTTCATGA
- a CDS encoding NAD-dependent epimerase/dehydratase family protein has translation MNDAPLILVTGGSGFNGINLIRHLLERGYRVRSLDLLSFDYVDCRDRIEAIQGDIRDRETVESAMRGVRLVVHCAMALPLYPSHEILTTGIDGTRRLLESAERNRVERFVHISSTAVYGIPDHHPLLETDRLDGVGPYGKAKVEAESVCHEFRARGMCVPILRPKSFIGPERLGVFALLYDWAQEGRSFPMIGNGKNRYQLLDVADLCQAIERCLTLDTAIVNDTFNIGAREFLTMREDYQAVLDRAGFGKRVRGFPSAPLIWTLRVLDALRLSPLYKWVYETASKDSFVSIEKAERLLGYRSQYSNRQALVRNFEWYLAHRSEFANRSGVSHRVPWKQGALGIARLFF, from the coding sequence ATGAACGACGCTCCGCTCATCTTGGTCACTGGTGGCTCGGGCTTCAACGGCATCAATCTGATCCGCCATCTGCTCGAGCGCGGCTACCGAGTGCGCTCGCTCGACCTGCTGTCGTTCGACTACGTCGATTGTCGCGATCGCATCGAGGCGATCCAGGGCGACATTCGCGACCGCGAGACCGTCGAGTCCGCTATGCGCGGAGTTCGACTGGTCGTGCACTGCGCCATGGCGCTGCCGCTCTACCCCTCGCACGAAATCCTCACCACCGGGATCGACGGCACGCGTCGGCTGCTCGAGAGCGCGGAACGGAATCGAGTCGAGCGCTTCGTCCACATCTCATCGACTGCGGTCTACGGGATTCCGGACCACCATCCACTGCTCGAGACGGATCGACTCGATGGCGTGGGTCCCTACGGCAAGGCCAAGGTCGAAGCCGAGTCGGTGTGCCACGAGTTTCGCGCCCGGGGGATGTGCGTCCCGATTCTGCGCCCCAAGAGCTTCATCGGGCCCGAGCGACTCGGCGTATTCGCGCTGTTATACGACTGGGCGCAGGAAGGGCGCAGCTTCCCGATGATCGGAAACGGGAAGAATCGCTATCAGCTGCTCGACGTCGCCGACTTGTGTCAGGCCATCGAGCGCTGCCTGACGCTCGATACCGCGATCGTCAACGACACCTTCAACATCGGTGCGCGGGAGTTCCTGACCATGCGCGAGGACTACCAGGCGGTGCTCGACCGCGCGGGGTTCGGCAAGCGGGTGCGCGGATTCCCGTCCGCTCCGCTGATCTGGACGTTGCGGGTCCTCGACGCGCTGCGACTCTCTCCGCTCTACAAATGGGTGTACGAGACCGCCAGTAAGGACTCGTTCGTCTCGATCGAGAAGGCCGAGCGACTGTTGGGCTATCGATCTCAGTACTCCAACCGGCAGGCGCTGGTTCGCAACTTCGAGTGGTATCTGGCTCACCGAAGCGAGTTCGCCAACCGCTCGGGAGTCTCACACCGGGTGCCGTGGAAACAGGGCGCGCTCGGAATCGCCAGGCTGTTCTTCTAG